One window from the genome of Prosthecobacter sp. SYSU 5D2 encodes:
- a CDS encoding acyl-CoA dehydrogenase family protein — protein MKTELAPPPAAMIDMSKMSPGQKAALEMAEAARDERNNAGLAAGLFFGTPNFDQILPFPAQSVEDRDQGDAFLSRLRGVLDHADPDEIDRTGEIPDALLEELAALGAFGIKIPRQYKGLGLSQTNYSRAAMLLGGECGNLAALLSAHQSIGAPQPLILFGTEEQKAKYLPRCAQGEISAFALTENDVGSDPARMTTMAVPDGPDHFIINGEKLWCTNSLKAGLIVVMARTPTRDKPHATSAFIVETSWPGVEIIHRCRFMGLRALYNGVVRFENVRVPRENILGGEGRGLKVALTTLNTGRITLPAACTGMAKRCVEISTRWAADRVQWGQPVGKHAAVADKIARMGADAFAMEAMVRYVSALVDRDKHADVRLEAAIAKLWGSERAWQIVDDTMQIRGGRGYETADSLRARGETADPVERLFRDCRINTIFEGSSEIMRLFIAREILDPHLKIGADVVNSTLPLTRRAKAVFRAGRTYSTWYPRMWLPASTGLAGKNLHPDLQKDLQFIAGQSRKLARTLFHAMALNGPALERRQILLGSLVDIGAELFVWSTTLSYAESRITDSSVNSGEIDRLVRKVHYFGKLTRQRLRQHYEKLDDTLEKEAREVSRDLMS, from the coding sequence ATGAAAACAGAACTCGCCCCGCCACCTGCAGCCATGATTGACATGTCAAAAATGTCCCCCGGCCAGAAAGCCGCCCTGGAGATGGCGGAAGCGGCGCGGGACGAGCGTAACAACGCCGGCCTGGCCGCCGGGCTGTTTTTCGGCACGCCGAATTTTGACCAGATCCTGCCTTTCCCCGCCCAGTCGGTGGAGGACCGGGACCAGGGAGATGCCTTCCTTTCCCGCCTGCGCGGCGTGCTGGACCATGCCGATCCGGATGAGATCGACCGTACGGGAGAGATCCCGGACGCGCTGCTGGAAGAGCTGGCCGCGCTGGGTGCCTTCGGCATCAAGATTCCCCGCCAATACAAAGGCCTGGGCCTGTCACAGACCAACTATTCCCGCGCCGCCATGCTGCTGGGCGGTGAGTGCGGAAACCTGGCCGCGCTGCTGTCCGCGCACCAGTCCATCGGTGCGCCGCAGCCGCTCATTTTGTTTGGCACGGAGGAGCAGAAGGCCAAGTATCTGCCGCGCTGTGCCCAGGGTGAGATCAGCGCCTTTGCCCTGACCGAAAATGACGTCGGCAGCGACCCTGCCCGCATGACCACCATGGCCGTGCCGGACGGGCCGGACCACTTCATCATCAATGGGGAAAAGCTGTGGTGCACGAACAGCCTCAAGGCCGGGCTCATCGTCGTGATGGCGCGCACGCCCACACGGGACAAGCCGCACGCCACCTCCGCATTCATCGTGGAGACCTCCTGGCCGGGCGTGGAGATCATCCATCGCTGCCGATTCATGGGCCTGCGGGCGCTTTACAACGGCGTCGTCCGTTTTGAAAACGTGCGCGTGCCGCGTGAGAATATCCTCGGCGGTGAAGGCCGTGGCCTCAAGGTCGCCCTCACCACATTGAACACCGGCCGCATCACCCTGCCCGCCGCCTGCACCGGCATGGCCAAGCGCTGTGTGGAAATCTCCACCCGCTGGGCCGCTGATCGTGTCCAGTGGGGCCAGCCCGTGGGCAAACATGCGGCGGTGGCGGACAAGATCGCCCGCATGGGGGCGGACGCCTTTGCCATGGAGGCCATGGTGCGATATGTCTCCGCGCTGGTGGACCGCGACAAGCATGCCGATGTGCGCCTCGAGGCAGCCATTGCCAAGCTCTGGGGCAGCGAGCGCGCCTGGCAGATCGTGGATGACACGATGCAGATCCGCGGTGGCCGCGGGTATGAAACGGCGGACTCCCTGCGTGCCCGTGGCGAGACGGCGGACCCTGTGGAGCGGCTCTTCCGCGACTGCCGCATCAACACGATCTTTGAGGGCAGCAGCGAGATCATGCGCCTCTTCATCGCCCGTGAAATCCTGGACCCGCATTTGAAAATCGGGGCCGATGTGGTTAACTCCACCCTGCCCCTGACGCGGCGTGCCAAAGCCGTCTTCCGCGCAGGCCGCACCTACTCCACCTGGTATCCCCGGATGTGGCTGCCCGCCAGCACCGGCCTGGCTGGCAAAAACCTGCATCCAGATCTGCAAAAGGATCTCCAGTTCATCGCCGGCCAGAGCCGCAAGCTGGCCCGCACGCTCTTCCATGCCATGGCTCTCAACGGCCCGGCTCTTGAGCGTCGGCAAATTTTGTTAGGCAGCCTGGTGGACATCGGAGCCGAGCTTTTCGTCTGGTCCACCACCCTGTCCTATGCGGAATCCCGCATCACGGATTCGTCCGTCAATTCCGGTGAGATTGACAGGCTGGTGCGCAAGGTCCACTACTTTGGCAAACTGACCCGCCAGCGCCTGCGGCAGCACTATGAGAAGCTGGACGACACGCTGGAAAAAGAAGCTCGTGAGGTGAGCCGGGATTTGATGAGCTAA
- a CDS encoding RDD family protein encodes MPTPMPTGAPAAMEAAVDPALASIWIRLASHIIDMIAAIICVVILQFITGALPPIVFSLLFAAVLVGINWTFLQQGQTLGKKLLNLKIVRRDGRPADRMHIITKRLLPVWLVGAIPYLGALVLLADALCIFRPGRNTLHDDLAETKVIQL; translated from the coding sequence ATGCCCACGCCCATGCCCACGGGCGCTCCAGCAGCCATGGAGGCTGCCGTAGATCCTGCACTGGCCTCCATCTGGATCCGGCTTGCCTCCCACATCATTGATATGATTGCGGCCATCATCTGCGTGGTCATTCTCCAATTCATCACTGGTGCGCTTCCCCCTATTGTTTTTAGCCTCCTCTTCGCGGCCGTGCTGGTGGGGATCAACTGGACCTTTCTTCAGCAGGGACAGACCTTGGGTAAAAAGTTGCTGAACCTGAAGATCGTCCGCAGAGACGGCAGACCGGCCGACCGGATGCACATCATTACCAAGCGGTTGCTGCCGGTCTGGCTGGTCGGCGCCATTCCTTATCTTGGAGCCTTGGTGCTGCTGGCAGATGCGCTTTGCATCTTCCGCCCTGGCCGCAACACGCTTCACGATGACCTCGCCGAGACCAAGGTCATCCAGCTTTGA
- a CDS encoding 3-hydroxyacyl-CoA dehydrogenase NAD-binding domain-containing protein, translating to MNSHLLDKIVAEKDSFVPRPPTPATRIQSLRHFRLIMDENDTAWITFDMAGSAANVWNETTLREFDLCLDALSRQGSVKALILSSAKDKIFVAGADLKAVRSAPVRRVETLIERGQAVFNRLAALPCPKIALIHGACLGGGLEVTLACNARIASDSSHTRLGLPETQLGLIPAWGGSTRLPRLLGLPAALDLIVSGRQLKPRQALWRGLVDKVVPREHLEAAARHMVAHGLPDRVQPLSHTFWKLPGIRQALAHHVRGQVMAKTRGLYQAPLRAIEVAVNASVLPMNKALEQERHAILDLALTPQTEHLIDVFFRKEEASKKPHPRGVSLTIHDVAVIGAGVMGSGIAHWIASKGNHVLMQDVSTQSLGSGLNRVNQLLKEGVKRRAITQKDLRDSLDRITPEHEPVPLTRYPLIIEAATEDMVLKKKIFANLAERAGPDAILATNTSALSVTELARSLPHPERVIGLHFFNPVHRMPLVEIIVTEDTSDDVIATAVTFVQRLGKTPVVVKDSPGFVVNRILMPYLMEAVRLHESGISADIIDEAMLEFGMPMGPMRLLDEIGLDVAAHVASTLCVAYPDRMAPSDLLNLMVAEGKLGKKSGEGFYKHGQSKLPRKRDKIKDHTQVEQVQHRLALLISNEAARCADEGLTRDPADIDLAMILGTGYPPSRGGPLSWIHEYGADNASVELRLLASSTPPPHSFEPARFHEV from the coding sequence ATGAACTCACATCTGCTCGATAAAATCGTGGCGGAGAAAGACAGCTTCGTTCCCCGTCCTCCCACCCCTGCAACACGCATCCAGTCGCTGAGACATTTCCGTCTGATCATGGACGAAAATGACACCGCCTGGATCACCTTCGACATGGCAGGCAGCGCCGCCAATGTCTGGAATGAAACGACTCTCCGCGAATTTGACCTCTGCCTGGATGCGCTCAGCCGCCAGGGATCTGTCAAGGCGCTGATCCTCAGCAGCGCGAAGGACAAAATCTTCGTGGCCGGGGCCGATCTCAAGGCTGTGCGCAGCGCGCCGGTGCGCAGGGTGGAGACGCTGATCGAACGTGGCCAGGCCGTCTTTAACCGGCTGGCTGCCCTGCCCTGCCCCAAGATCGCGCTCATCCATGGAGCCTGCCTGGGCGGTGGCCTGGAGGTGACGCTGGCCTGCAATGCCCGCATCGCCAGCGACAGCAGCCACACGCGCCTGGGCCTGCCGGAGACGCAGCTCGGCCTCATCCCGGCCTGGGGCGGCTCCACCCGTCTGCCGCGCCTGCTCGGCCTGCCTGCCGCGCTGGATCTCATCGTCAGCGGACGCCAGCTCAAGCCACGCCAGGCGCTGTGGCGCGGACTCGTGGACAAGGTCGTGCCGCGTGAGCATCTGGAAGCGGCCGCCCGCCACATGGTGGCCCATGGCCTGCCCGACCGGGTACAGCCGCTGAGCCACACTTTTTGGAAGCTGCCCGGCATCCGCCAGGCGCTGGCGCATCATGTCCGGGGCCAGGTCATGGCCAAAACGCGCGGCCTTTACCAGGCTCCGCTGCGGGCCATCGAGGTGGCTGTGAATGCCTCCGTCCTGCCAATGAACAAAGCGCTGGAACAGGAGCGCCATGCCATTCTGGACCTGGCCCTGACTCCGCAGACCGAGCACCTCATTGATGTCTTCTTCCGCAAAGAGGAGGCGTCGAAAAAACCGCATCCGCGCGGTGTGTCGCTGACCATTCATGATGTGGCCGTGATCGGCGCCGGAGTGATGGGATCGGGCATTGCCCACTGGATCGCCAGCAAGGGAAATCATGTGCTGATGCAGGATGTCAGCACACAGTCCCTGGGGAGCGGTCTGAACCGCGTAAACCAGCTTTTGAAAGAGGGCGTGAAGCGCCGGGCCATCACCCAGAAGGACCTCCGGGACAGCCTGGACCGCATCACACCGGAGCATGAGCCGGTGCCGCTGACCCGCTATCCGCTGATCATCGAAGCGGCCACGGAGGACATGGTGCTGAAGAAAAAAATCTTCGCCAACCTGGCCGAACGCGCGGGGCCGGATGCCATCCTGGCCACCAATACCTCCGCCCTGTCCGTGACGGAGCTGGCGCGCAGCCTGCCGCATCCGGAGCGGGTCATCGGCCTGCACTTTTTCAATCCGGTGCACCGCATGCCGCTGGTGGAAATCATTGTGACGGAAGACACCTCCGACGATGTCATCGCCACCGCCGTGACCTTTGTGCAGAGGCTTGGCAAGACGCCGGTGGTGGTGAAGGACAGTCCTGGATTCGTCGTCAACCGCATCCTGATGCCTTACCTGATGGAGGCCGTGCGCCTGCATGAAAGCGGCATCTCTGCAGACATCATTGATGAGGCCATGCTGGAGTTTGGCATGCCCATGGGACCCATGCGCCTGCTGGATGAGATCGGCCTGGATGTGGCGGCCCACGTGGCCAGCACCCTGTGCGTCGCCTATCCGGACCGGATGGCCCCGTCTGACCTGCTCAACCTCATGGTGGCCGAGGGCAAACTGGGCAAGAAATCCGGTGAGGGTTTCTACAAACATGGCCAGTCCAAGCTCCCGAGGAAGCGGGACAAAATCAAGGACCACACGCAGGTGGAACAGGTGCAGCACCGGCTGGCGCTGCTGATCAGCAACGAGGCCGCCCGCTGTGCCGATGAAGGCCTGACCCGCGACCCGGCGGACATTGACCTGGCCATGATCCTGGGCACTGGCTATCCGCCATCACGCGGCGGGCCGCTGAGCTGGATCCACGAATACGGCGCCGACAATGCCAGCGTGGAGCTGCGCCTGCTCGCTTCTTCCACCCCGCCCCCACATTCCTTTGAACCTGCACGGTTCCACGAGGTCTAA